The following are encoded in a window of Ferribacterium limneticum genomic DNA:
- the herA gene encoding anti-phage-associated helicase HerA has product MSTNPEFKAEVIAVFPDKVKISVDDIASFSDSKSIKVGSYLRITDNDQCALIAIIENFCIEVNDKQERRHLIEALPLGIIRDGKFIRGGDTLTIPPTGVAPATEDDIRKIFSDSVPTERKFQFCSLASNTSIGVPIDGNRFFNKHIAVVGSTGAGKSHTITKIIQNAVAAKDGHTKRNNSHVVIFDIHSEYKSAFPDANFLDVANLNLPYWLLNSEELEEILLDTGERDNYNQSSVFRTLVTENKRKHNPTLTSVFYDSPIKFNIQEVLNGLYNIKNETVNAKTETNYMVVDPAYPLLTDGKTDATTGKAMTQQQRSNAYFAARLTFHPTKAQHITNGSYADKSLDKFFTRFESKVNQDRLSFLFGPASETATLESAVKSLMGYGATQSNVTVIDLSGVPFEVLSITVSLISRIVFEYGYYYKVLRSAAGETINNDAPILLVYEEAHKYVPNSDLAKFRASKQSIERIAKEGRKYGVTLLLSSQRPSEISETIFSQCANFVSMRLTNPSDQSYVSRLLPDTLGNLCDKLPTLGAGEALLIGEAVVMPSLVQIEPCDPAPSSNDIPYFELWKKQWKNVDFNAIKDTWLKN; this is encoded by the coding sequence ATGAGCACTAACCCAGAATTCAAGGCAGAGGTAATCGCCGTCTTCCCGGACAAGGTAAAGATATCCGTTGACGACATCGCGTCGTTTTCCGATAGCAAAAGTATCAAAGTGGGTTCCTACCTGCGAATCACCGACAACGACCAATGCGCGCTCATCGCGATCATCGAAAACTTCTGCATCGAAGTGAATGACAAGCAGGAGCGGCGCCACCTCATCGAGGCGCTTCCTCTCGGTATCATCCGTGACGGAAAATTCATTCGTGGCGGCGATACGCTGACCATTCCCCCGACCGGTGTCGCGCCGGCGACAGAAGACGATATCCGCAAGATATTCTCTGATTCCGTACCGACCGAACGGAAATTCCAGTTCTGTTCGCTCGCTTCGAATACGAGCATCGGCGTGCCGATCGATGGAAACCGTTTTTTCAACAAGCACATCGCTGTTGTCGGTTCGACTGGCGCCGGCAAGTCCCACACGATCACCAAGATTATCCAGAACGCGGTCGCGGCGAAGGATGGCCACACGAAGCGGAACAACTCCCACGTCGTGATTTTCGACATCCACTCGGAATACAAAAGCGCGTTTCCTGACGCCAACTTCCTCGATGTCGCTAACCTCAATCTGCCGTATTGGCTGTTGAACAGCGAAGAGCTCGAAGAGATCCTCCTGGATACCGGTGAGCGGGACAATTACAACCAATCGTCTGTGTTCCGCACCTTGGTGACTGAAAACAAGCGCAAACACAATCCGACGCTAACGTCGGTTTTCTACGACAGCCCGATCAAATTCAATATCCAAGAAGTTCTGAACGGCCTCTACAACATCAAGAACGAGACGGTGAACGCGAAAACCGAAACGAACTACATGGTTGTCGATCCGGCCTACCCCCTGCTCACGGACGGAAAAACCGATGCGACGACCGGGAAGGCGATGACGCAACAACAGCGTTCTAATGCTTATTTCGCTGCCCGTTTGACTTTCCATCCCACCAAGGCGCAACACATTACCAACGGGAGTTATGCCGACAAATCACTCGACAAGTTCTTCACCCGATTCGAATCGAAGGTGAATCAAGACCGTTTGAGCTTCCTGTTCGGCCCAGCATCAGAAACCGCCACCCTGGAGAGCGCTGTCAAAAGTCTGATGGGCTATGGGGCAACCCAGTCGAACGTGACGGTGATCGACCTCAGCGGCGTTCCGTTCGAGGTGCTTAGCATCACGGTATCGCTCATCTCGCGGATCGTCTTTGAATACGGCTACTACTACAAAGTGCTGCGCAGTGCAGCCGGCGAAACCATCAACAACGATGCGCCTATCCTGCTCGTCTATGAAGAAGCGCATAAATACGTTCCGAACAGTGACCTGGCCAAATTCAGGGCATCCAAGCAATCGATTGAACGTATCGCCAAGGAGGGCCGCAAATACGGCGTTACGCTCCTGCTTTCCAGTCAGCGTCCTTCCGAAATTTCCGAGACGATTTTTTCGCAGTGCGCCAACTTCGTATCGATGCGCCTCACCAACCCCAGCGACCAAAGTTACGTTTCCCGACTCCTGCCGGATACCCTCGGCAACCTGTGCGACAAATTGCCGACATTGGGCGCCGGTGAAGCCTTGCTGATCGGTGAAGCGGTCGTGATGCCATCGCTTGTTCAGATTGAACCATGCGACCCGGCGCCGTCATCGAACGACATTCCCTATTTCGAGCTTTGGAAAAAGCAATGGAAAAACGTCGATTTCAACGCAATCAAAGACACTTGGCTCAAAAACTAA
- a CDS encoding ThiF family adenylyltransferase, giving the protein MLKTLASHNPDLQRLLEKGYALAIDSDYLIVRDIPYLDSAGQLQWSAFVGKLVFEDQTRVRAEDHQIHFAAPRPFGLDGQVVRGLGGGEAQLNLSERCRDVVVNQRFSHKHKEGGQPRPYVDHFEKIESYVAMVCGPAMARFEVTPYTFRDCEGETSNTVFKLRDTLTSRAEISDLARLLENDVIAIIGLGGTGGYLLDFMVKTPVHEIRGFDPDSFFVHNAFRSPGRLDMEDGAELRQSKADVYRKRYENFRHGLTIKPLFIDEMSASELDGVTFAFVSVDKGSSRKSIIDLLIAKNIPFIDVGMGLKRHGVSISGTVRTTYFPHDTGDSIRNKGYVPETDPPDDVYKSNIQIAELNALNAALAVLRFKQIRGFYAGPAPLNQLLLTLDNLSLLVANED; this is encoded by the coding sequence ATGCTAAAGACACTGGCGAGTCATAATCCGGACCTGCAGCGGCTTCTCGAAAAGGGCTATGCCCTGGCGATCGACAGCGATTACTTAATCGTACGGGACATTCCCTATCTCGATTCAGCTGGACAATTGCAGTGGTCAGCCTTTGTCGGGAAGCTGGTCTTCGAGGATCAGACTAGGGTTCGCGCCGAGGATCACCAGATCCATTTTGCGGCGCCGCGCCCGTTTGGACTCGATGGTCAGGTTGTTCGCGGCCTGGGTGGCGGGGAGGCGCAGCTCAACCTGAGCGAACGTTGTCGGGATGTTGTCGTCAACCAGCGTTTCTCGCACAAGCACAAGGAGGGCGGCCAGCCTCGCCCCTACGTCGATCACTTTGAAAAGATCGAAAGCTACGTCGCGATGGTCTGCGGTCCCGCGATGGCGCGGTTCGAGGTCACCCCGTATACCTTCCGTGATTGCGAAGGGGAAACATCAAATACGGTTTTCAAGCTGCGTGACACGTTGACCAGTCGGGCGGAGATCTCGGATTTGGCCAGGTTGCTTGAAAACGACGTGATAGCCATCATCGGCTTGGGTGGAACCGGCGGTTACTTGCTCGATTTCATGGTGAAGACGCCGGTTCATGAAATTCGAGGGTTCGATCCGGACAGCTTCTTTGTGCATAATGCCTTTCGCTCACCAGGGCGCCTGGACATGGAGGATGGCGCCGAACTGCGGCAATCCAAGGCCGATGTTTACCGCAAGCGCTACGAGAATTTTCGCCATGGACTCACCATCAAGCCGCTGTTCATTGACGAGATGTCGGCTTCGGAGCTCGACGGCGTCACCTTCGCATTCGTGTCCGTCGACAAAGGAAGTTCGCGTAAGAGCATCATCGACTTGCTGATCGCGAAGAACATTCCGTTCATCGACGTAGGGATGGGCCTGAAGCGACATGGCGTGTCGATCAGCGGAACTGTGAGAACGACGTACTTTCCCCACGACACCGGTGACTCCATACGGAACAAAGGCTATGTGCCGGAAACTGATCCGCCGGACGACGTTTACAAGAGCAATATCCAGATCGCCGAGCTCAACGCCCTGAATGCGGCGTTGGCCGTGCTCCGCTTCAAGCAGATTCGCGGGTTCTATGCGGGGCCAGCCCCATTGAATCAGTTACTCTTGACGCTGGATAACCTTTCGCTATTGGTCGCCAATGAAGATTGA
- a CDS encoding helix-turn-helix transcriptional regulator, whose amino-acid sequence MHDFSGALAHDWSTKSHKNRTLAFLTFGWLLCSCTPYTEFWMLSMDTLQPQKLVTKEAAAELLSVSKRTIDNWIADGTLPPPTSIGRRVYWHPEAFRSWQDNLFGVQQCRQPENTLPRRGRPRAFLSN is encoded by the coding sequence ATGCACGATTTTTCTGGAGCATTGGCACACGATTGGAGCACAAAATCGCACAAAAATAGAACATTGGCATTTTTGACTTTTGGTTGGCTGTTATGTTCATGCACTCCCTATACTGAGTTTTGGATGCTCAGCATGGATACCCTCCAACCTCAAAAATTGGTCACAAAGGAAGCCGCCGCGGAACTGCTCTCCGTCTCAAAACGTACTATCGATAATTGGATTGCCGACGGGACACTGCCACCGCCCACGAGTATCGGGCGAAGGGTGTATTGGCACCCAGAAGCATTTCGCTCTTGGCAGGACAACCTGTTTGGCGTTCAGCAATGCCGCCAACCAGAAAACACGCTGCCACGCCGGGGCAGACCCCGAGCATTCCTGTCCAACTGA
- a CDS encoding DUF6527 family protein, which produces MPSTLEPGVLYVSQKYQTAAHLCACGCGEKIRTQLGPLGWKFSNGRSGPSLNPSIGNWQKPCRSHYFIKSGIVVWAHALTEGEVLYGRHAEVRRRDRYFREQHSGWFTQLKRWWKGER; this is translated from the coding sequence ATGCCTTCGACACTAGAGCCGGGAGTGCTTTACGTCTCGCAAAAATATCAGACGGCAGCACATCTGTGCGCGTGCGGTTGCGGCGAGAAAATACGCACGCAGTTGGGTCCATTGGGTTGGAAATTTTCCAATGGGCGCTCTGGCCCCAGCCTCAATCCATCGATCGGCAACTGGCAAAAGCCTTGTCGCTCGCACTACTTCATTAAGAGTGGCATTGTGGTTTGGGCGCATGCTCTGACGGAAGGCGAGGTGCTATATGGGCGTCACGCGGAGGTGCGGCGTCGAGATCGATATTTCCGAGAGCAACATTCTGGTTGGTTTACACAACTGAAGCGTTGGTGGAAGGGGGAGCGTTAA
- a CDS encoding DUF4297 family anti-phage-associated protein has translation MADRSAHATIKGYFYQFDKTILELLNAVSANASVVVEGIEDIDLTDCAEDVLIQCKYYEETAFTPSVIKDAVIAMLKHFAAAGCPATQTLKYRIFGNYKSGQGSLPSPLKLDYLKKSLLTFKKEKVTHEVHEDLLLNDKQLGLFLKLLEINVNAPTYDKQQAAILKAMTSAIPGCLPDDAEAFFYPRAINAIQNLAVKKKMSQRKITKADFIAEINKKEIVFSRWLLAKFGDANYAKSLKRQHIRFLGTGVPVANRVFSIEFSGTVDLPRTIKMLKTTADYFSNKVSGTRPAHEWFCPFVLLRGISDQDLITLKAMLYHDQVCFEDGYPFLGADFRPERMQILPTKERKLTLKFIPSVEKLASCFNGGHIEVFDLFQSAPITASHRIRDSSHAEIPVPHPYFLAEIIHP, from the coding sequence ATGGCCGACCGTTCAGCACACGCTACCATCAAGGGATATTTCTACCAATTCGACAAGACCATTCTCGAACTGTTGAATGCGGTCTCTGCTAACGCGTCGGTGGTTGTCGAAGGGATCGAAGATATCGATCTTACCGATTGTGCGGAGGATGTCCTGATCCAATGCAAATACTATGAAGAAACTGCTTTCACGCCTTCTGTGATCAAGGACGCGGTGATCGCCATGTTGAAGCACTTTGCGGCGGCAGGCTGCCCAGCGACGCAGACACTCAAATACCGGATTTTCGGCAACTACAAAAGTGGACAGGGCTCGTTGCCGTCGCCCCTAAAGCTCGACTACTTGAAGAAATCTTTGCTGACCTTCAAGAAAGAAAAGGTAACGCATGAAGTCCATGAGGATCTTTTGCTCAACGACAAGCAACTTGGACTTTTTCTCAAGCTATTAGAAATCAACGTCAACGCACCGACTTACGACAAGCAGCAAGCCGCCATTCTGAAGGCCATGACGAGCGCTATTCCGGGATGCCTTCCGGACGATGCCGAGGCATTTTTCTATCCGCGTGCCATCAACGCGATTCAGAACCTGGCCGTGAAAAAAAAGATGAGCCAGCGGAAGATTACCAAGGCTGATTTCATCGCCGAGATCAACAAAAAGGAAATCGTCTTCAGCCGGTGGCTTCTGGCAAAGTTCGGCGATGCGAATTACGCGAAAAGCCTAAAGCGACAACATATCCGGTTTCTCGGCACGGGCGTACCAGTGGCGAACCGGGTGTTTTCTATCGAATTTTCCGGGACTGTCGACTTGCCCAGAACCATCAAGATGCTGAAAACAACCGCTGATTATTTTTCGAACAAAGTGTCGGGAACGCGCCCTGCCCATGAATGGTTTTGCCCTTTCGTCCTGTTGCGTGGCATTTCGGATCAAGACCTCATTACGCTGAAAGCGATGCTGTATCACGATCAAGTGTGTTTTGAAGACGGATATCCGTTCTTGGGTGCAGATTTTCGCCCTGAACGGATGCAGATCCTACCGACGAAGGAGCGCAAGCTCACACTGAAATTCATTCCGTCTGTGGAAAAGCTCGCGTCTTGTTTCAATGGTGGCCACATCGAAGTATTCGATCTCTTTCAGTCCGCGCCGATCACCGCCAGTCATCGAATCCGCGACAGCTCACACGCAGAAATCCCCGTCCCCCATCCCTATTTCCTAGCCGAGATTATTCACCCATGA
- a CDS encoding PP0621 family protein: MKYLLLFAFLAIVWWLWSKRQVTGGSDASPQQDPAPEKMVACAHCGVHLPESESIVGGNRVYCSEAHRLAASDTEH; the protein is encoded by the coding sequence ATGAAATACCTGCTTTTGTTTGCCTTCCTGGCGATAGTCTGGTGGTTATGGTCCAAGCGTCAGGTGACGGGGGGCTCTGATGCCTCGCCGCAGCAGGATCCAGCACCTGAGAAAATGGTGGCCTGCGCACATTGTGGCGTGCACCTGCCCGAGAGTGAGAGCATCGTAGGGGGGAATCGGGTCTATTGCAGCGAAGCACATCGCTTGGCGGCTAGCGACACGGAGCATTGA
- a CDS encoding multiubiquitin domain-containing protein → MSEHPKKAVTIIVEATAHEWPKDEITYSEVVTLEDPDFPQHPERVYSVTYEKAHGNKSGVLSPGGSVKVKDGMVFYAKDTGES, encoded by the coding sequence ATGTCAGAACATCCAAAGAAAGCCGTCACCATCATCGTCGAGGCCACAGCCCATGAGTGGCCGAAGGACGAAATCACGTACTCCGAGGTAGTCACCCTGGAGGACCCGGACTTCCCGCAGCACCCGGAACGGGTCTATTCAGTCACCTACGAGAAGGCGCACGGCAACAAGAGCGGCGTGCTGTCTCCGGGCGGTTCAGTCAAGGTCAAGGACGGGATGGTGTTCTATGCTAAAGACACTGGCGAGTCATAA
- a CDS encoding sigma-54-dependent transcriptional regulator — translation MSVARTERRPRGEMSRVLVIDDEADIRELIDLTLVRMGLATVCVGSVAEARAALDSDVFQLCLTDMRLPDGDGLEIVRCITEHHQQTPVAVITAYGSAENAVAALKAGAFDYLAKPVGLEQLRALVKSALRLPGGGQDSENPLQSLIGDSPSMQQVRAMIEKLARSQAPIYISGESGSGKELAARLIHGRSARAAGTFVPVNCGAIPENLMESEFFGYRKGAFTGADSEREGFFQAAHGGTLFLDEVADLPLAMQVKLLRAIQEKRVRKVGSVAEEPVDVRIICATHKNLRELVDRGAFRQDLYYRLNVIELRMPPLRERMEDIVPLVDAILRRVFGDAPPKLSSGAVKALSFYSFPGNVRELENILERATALCSGDLIEVEDLHLGPEEMSGVEDQGRGSETLDEYLNRLERQAILEALQKAEGNRTAAARLLGVTFRSMRYRLERLGIE, via the coding sequence GTGTCTGTTGCCAGAACCGAACGGCGCCCGCGCGGCGAAATGAGCCGGGTCCTCGTCATTGACGACGAGGCGGATATTCGCGAACTGATCGATCTGACGCTGGTCCGCATGGGGCTGGCTACAGTGTGCGTCGGCTCGGTTGCCGAGGCGCGGGCTGCCCTCGATAGCGATGTCTTTCAGCTTTGCCTGACCGATATGCGCCTGCCGGATGGCGATGGTCTGGAGATTGTTCGCTGTATTACCGAACATCATCAGCAGACGCCGGTGGCCGTGATTACTGCTTACGGCAGTGCGGAAAATGCAGTGGCTGCCCTGAAGGCCGGTGCCTTCGATTATTTGGCCAAGCCGGTGGGCCTTGAGCAGTTGCGCGCCCTCGTCAAGTCGGCACTGCGTCTGCCGGGTGGCGGGCAGGATAGCGAGAATCCGCTGCAGTCTCTGATCGGCGATTCGCCAAGCATGCAACAGGTACGGGCGATGATCGAAAAGCTGGCGCGTAGCCAGGCGCCAATTTATATTTCCGGAGAGTCGGGTAGCGGCAAGGAACTGGCGGCACGGCTGATCCATGGCCGAAGCGCGCGGGCGGCCGGCACTTTTGTCCCGGTGAACTGCGGGGCGATTCCGGAAAACCTCATGGAAAGCGAGTTCTTTGGCTATCGCAAAGGCGCCTTTACCGGTGCCGATAGTGAGCGCGAGGGCTTTTTCCAGGCCGCCCATGGTGGCACGCTATTCCTTGATGAAGTCGCCGATCTGCCGCTGGCCATGCAGGTCAAGCTGTTGCGCGCCATTCAGGAAAAGCGCGTGCGCAAGGTGGGGAGCGTTGCCGAGGAGCCGGTCGATGTCCGGATCATCTGTGCCACGCACAAAAATCTGCGTGAGCTGGTGGACCGGGGCGCCTTCCGTCAGGACTTGTATTACCGGCTAAATGTCATCGAGCTACGGATGCCGCCGTTGCGCGAGCGTATGGAGGATATCGTGCCGCTGGTCGATGCCATCCTGCGCCGGGTCTTCGGCGATGCGCCACCCAAGCTGTCGAGCGGTGCGGTCAAGGCGCTGTCGTTTTACTCCTTTCCGGGCAATGTCCGCGAACTGGAAAATATTCTCGAGCGGGCAACGGCGCTTTGTTCTGGTGACCTGATTGAGGTCGAGGACTTACATCTTGGCCCGGAAGAGATGTCAGGAGTCGAGGATCAAGGGCGTGGCAGTGAAACGCTCGACGAATACCTCAATCGCCTCGAGCGTCAGGCCATTCTCGAAGCCCTGCAGAAAGCCGAAGGCAACCGCACCGCGGCAGCTCGCCTACTCGGGGTGACCTTCCGCTCGATGCGCTATCGTCTTGAGCGCTTGGGCATCGAGTGA
- a CDS encoding IS3 family transposase (programmed frameshift) produces MKKRFSEEQIIGFLQQAEAGIPIKELCRQHGFSDGSFYNWRAKFGGMTVPDAKRLKELEAENGKLKRLLAESILDAEALKAAFRPKTLSPQQKREAVMVMQESTKISERRACQLVGLSRTVLHYASKAQPENEQLQARLVELAGERRRFGYRRLHALVRREGVAVNHKRLYRLYSDAGLTVRRRKRRHGVAVERQALELPSGPNEVWSMDFVSDALASGRRIKVLTIVDDFSKESVDLAVDFGISGHYVTRVLDQAARFRGYPKAIRTDQGPEFTGKALDQWACQHGVQLKLIQAGKPTQNAFIESFNGRFRDECLNDHWFTSLAEARILIAVWRRDYNQHRPHSALGYQTPAEFAAKHRTTRSDLPAVEECL; encoded by the exons TTGAAGAAGCGGTTTTCAGAAGAGCAGATCATCGGTTTCTTGCAGCAGGCGGAAGCCGGAATACCGATCAAGGAGCTGTGCCGGCAACATGGCTTCAGTGACGGATCGTTCTACAACTGGCGAGCGAAGTTCGGCGGGATGACGGTTCCGGATGCCAAGAGGCTGAAGGAGCTCGAAGCCGAGAATGGCAAGCTCAAGCGGCTGCTGGCCGAATCGATCCTCGATGCGGAGGCGCTGAAAGCGGCTT TTAGGCCGAAAACGCTGAGCCCCCAGCAAAAGCGTGAGGCAGTCATGGTGATGCAGGAATCGACGAAGATTTCCGAACGCCGTGCCTGCCAGCTGGTGGGTCTATCGCGCACGGTGCTGCACTACGCGTCAAAGGCGCAGCCAGAGAATGAGCAATTACAGGCCAGACTGGTCGAACTCGCCGGAGAGCGGCGCCGGTTCGGCTATCGGCGCCTGCACGCTCTGGTTCGACGGGAAGGTGTTGCGGTCAATCACAAACGACTCTATCGGCTCTACAGCGATGCCGGCCTGACGGTCAGGCGGCGCAAGAGGCGGCATGGTGTCGCGGTCGAACGGCAAGCACTTGAGCTGCCCTCGGGTCCGAACGAGGTCTGGTCGATGGATTTTGTCAGTGATGCCTTGGCCAGCGGCCGACGAATCAAGGTGCTGACCATCGTCGATGATTTCAGCAAGGAATCTGTCGATCTGGCAGTCGACTTCGGCATCTCGGGGCATTACGTCACGCGGGTGCTTGATCAGGCAGCCCGGTTCCGTGGCTACCCCAAGGCCATCCGGACCGACCAAGGGCCTGAATTTACCGGCAAGGCACTCGACCAGTGGGCTTGTCAGCATGGCGTTCAGCTCAAACTGATCCAGGCAGGCAAACCGACCCAGAATGCTTTCATCGAGAGCTTCAATGGCCGATTCCGGGACGAGTGTCTGAATGACCACTGGTTTACGAGTCTGGCTGAGGCTCGTATCCTGATCGCTGTCTGGCGCCGGGATTACAACCAGCACCGGCCCCACAGTGCGCTGGGTTACCAAACTCCGGCAGAGTTTGCGGCCAAGCATCGGACAACGCGTTCCGACCTGCCGGCCGTGGAAGAGTGTCTTTAG
- a CDS encoding XRE family transcriptional regulator — MLGSRLKLARTAAGLSLRDLEAKINRAVSAQAIGMYERDETTPRSDVLITLADALQISVSWLSSAEQLTLDKVDFRKRKLTSPKDEAAVRASVSERLERYLEVEDVLGLDSRWWRQPKAPQYKIKTSIEDVEAAAEKLRQDWGLGLDPLPSLGEFLEEEGIKVLCVELPEKISGISCTATQKTSNGSFHAIVVNSVHPGERQRFTLCHELGHLVLSVSENFDDEKVADRFAGAFLMPRETIEKEVGTRRRQLSLGELLALKKVFGASAAAVLYRCKQLEIISEDFYKQTYTVFARRGWTRPPYEPEPVKEEPSRRFERLCFRGVAEGVMSHSKAAELLGKTVEVFIQGMDVTGILASTEA, encoded by the coding sequence ATGCTTGGTAGCCGCCTTAAGTTGGCGCGAACTGCCGCAGGCCTTTCATTGCGTGACTTGGAGGCCAAAATAAATAGGGCTGTCAGTGCCCAGGCAATTGGCATGTATGAGCGAGACGAGACCACTCCTCGTTCTGACGTTCTGATCACACTGGCAGATGCTTTGCAAATATCTGTCAGTTGGTTGTCGAGCGCCGAGCAACTGACGCTCGACAAAGTTGATTTCCGTAAGCGAAAACTAACGTCGCCCAAAGATGAGGCAGCGGTTCGCGCTTCCGTCAGTGAGCGCCTTGAGAGATATCTCGAGGTCGAGGACGTACTAGGTCTTGATAGCCGCTGGTGGCGACAGCCCAAAGCACCTCAGTACAAGATCAAAACTAGCATTGAGGACGTCGAGGCGGCCGCTGAGAAGCTGCGCCAGGATTGGGGTTTAGGTCTAGACCCCTTGCCATCTCTTGGTGAGTTTCTAGAGGAAGAGGGGATCAAAGTCCTCTGTGTCGAACTGCCTGAAAAGATATCCGGCATATCTTGTACGGCGACCCAGAAAACGTCCAACGGGTCGTTTCATGCTATCGTCGTTAATTCAGTGCACCCTGGTGAGCGACAGCGATTTACTCTTTGTCATGAGTTGGGACATCTGGTTCTCTCGGTTTCGGAGAATTTTGACGACGAGAAGGTGGCCGATCGGTTTGCCGGTGCTTTTTTGATGCCGAGAGAAACTATCGAGAAGGAAGTTGGAACAAGGCGACGCCAATTGAGTTTGGGAGAATTGCTTGCGCTGAAGAAGGTGTTTGGTGCGAGTGCGGCAGCAGTGTTGTATCGCTGCAAGCAGCTAGAAATCATTTCCGAAGATTTTTACAAACAGACTTATACGGTTTTTGCTCGTCGCGGCTGGACGCGCCCCCCTTACGAACCAGAGCCAGTGAAAGAAGAGCCGTCCCGACGTTTTGAACGCCTTTGTTTTCGCGGTGTGGCCGAAGGAGTAATGAGCCACTCTAAAGCTGCTGAACTATTAGGCAAGACCGTTGAGGTTTTTATTCAGGGAATGGATGTGACAGGTATATTGGCCAGCACAGAGGCATAA
- a CDS encoding two-component system sensor histidine kinase NtrB — protein sequence MRNWLSSTWEANWRSFQYFNLYRLVLAALFFLAIVFPHDWTARLNLLPSPLMFGLTGGYMLVTVAGLLLATHWQRRFNSQLSAQMVVDVGVVSSLMYLAGGVSSGLSVLLLVSLAAASLVGRGRLVLFYAALATLAILLTQIYGIVTKDFDESSIVQAGLISAGFFATAILARLLGQRAMVNEDLARRRGEALGNQILISQRVVERMQDGVLIIAKRGVVSHCNPVARAMLGLPGEDGQVELAEQAPILARALQAWDKDGGDEGLHFCGADGRELRARFERTASLDGEVLVFLDDVGRIKERAQQLKLASLGRLTASIAHEIRNPLSAIGHAGELLREERRGEMQDRLLRILNDNVIRLDRIVGDILELGRQSRAEPELLRADEFCVSFVEHFNATESLSPGIVQLKEMSPLNICFDRSHLHQVLWNLVSNALRHSSRGPGAVRIELGSSHGDGRVELHVIDDGPGVPENVREQIFEPFFTTHTQGTGLGLFIARELCATNGASLALAESLAGAHFIVAGRNDKCLLPEPNGARAAK from the coding sequence ATGCGGAACTGGCTTTCTTCGACCTGGGAGGCCAACTGGCGTTCATTCCAGTATTTCAACCTGTACCGGCTGGTGTTGGCTGCGCTGTTTTTTCTGGCCATTGTATTTCCCCACGACTGGACGGCCCGCCTAAATTTGCTGCCTTCCCCGTTGATGTTCGGGCTGACTGGCGGATACATGCTGGTCACGGTCGCGGGCTTGTTACTGGCAACGCATTGGCAGCGGCGGTTCAACAGCCAGTTGTCGGCTCAGATGGTGGTCGATGTCGGCGTCGTCAGCTCGTTGATGTACTTGGCGGGCGGTGTCAGCAGTGGATTGAGCGTGTTGCTGCTGGTGTCGCTGGCGGCGGCCAGCCTGGTTGGACGCGGGCGCCTGGTCTTGTTCTATGCGGCGCTTGCGACGTTGGCAATTTTGCTGACCCAGATATACGGGATTGTTACCAAAGATTTTGACGAATCGTCGATTGTTCAGGCCGGGTTAATTTCCGCCGGTTTCTTCGCAACCGCGATACTTGCCCGGTTGCTTGGGCAGCGGGCGATGGTAAACGAGGATCTGGCGCGCCGACGCGGCGAGGCGCTCGGTAACCAGATACTGATCAGCCAACGTGTTGTGGAGCGAATGCAGGACGGTGTGCTGATCATTGCCAAGCGTGGTGTGGTGAGTCATTGCAATCCGGTCGCCAGGGCAATGCTGGGCCTGCCAGGAGAGGACGGGCAAGTCGAGTTGGCCGAGCAGGCGCCGATCCTGGCGCGCGCACTGCAGGCATGGGATAAGGATGGCGGCGATGAAGGCCTGCATTTTTGCGGTGCGGACGGGCGTGAATTGCGGGCGCGGTTCGAACGGACGGCGAGTTTAGATGGTGAAGTACTGGTTTTTCTTGACGACGTCGGGCGTATCAAGGAGCGTGCCCAGCAGTTGAAATTGGCCTCTTTGGGCCGGTTGACCGCAAGCATTGCCCACGAAATCCGCAACCCTTTGTCGGCCATTGGCCATGCCGGCGAGTTGCTGCGCGAGGAACGTCGCGGCGAGATGCAGGATCGCCTTTTGCGTATTCTCAACGACAATGTGATTCGGCTTGACCGAATTGTCGGCGATATTCTTGAATTGGGTCGCCAGAGCCGGGCCGAGCCCGAGTTGCTGCGTGCCGACGAGTTTTGTGTCAGCTTTGTCGAGCATTTCAACGCGACAGAAAGCCTGTCGCCTGGCATCGTCCAGCTTAAAGAGATGTCGCCGCTCAATATCTGCTTTGATCGCTCCCATTTGCATCAGGTGTTGTGGAACCTCGTCAGCAACGCGCTGCGCCATTCGAGCCGAGGCCCTGGGGCTGTCCGGATCGAACTGGGCAGCAGCCATGGCGACGGCCGGGTAGAATTGCATGTGATCGATGACGGCCCCGGCGTTCCGGAAAACGTACGTGAGCAGATTTTCGAGCCATTCTTCACGACGCATACGCAGGGAACGGGTTTGGGCCTGTTCATCGCTCGCGAATTGTGTGCGACCAACGGGGCGAGCCTGGCGCTGGCGGAGTCGTTAGCCGGGGCGCATTTTATTGTTGCAGGGAGAAATGACAAGTGTCTGTTGCCAGAACCGAACGGCGCCCGCGCGGCGAAATGA